One genomic segment of Sanyastnella coralliicola includes these proteins:
- the mraY gene encoding phospho-N-acetylmuramoyl-pentapeptide-transferase, with translation MLYHLFTYLDQTYDLPGAGLFQYLSFRAALSVITSLLISLVFGKRVIQWLQLKQVGEIVRDLGLEGQMQKQGTPTMGGLIILASILIPSLLFNDLTNIYVQTMILATVWLGMIGFIDDYIKVFRKNKKGLAGKFKVIGQVGVGIIVGAMLYFSPDVTIKENPMTSSVDPITNVAGTSEWVETKSTKTTIPFIKNNEFDYAWLIDWMGEGAADYTWIVFILMVIIIVTAVSNGANMTDGLDGLATGTSAIIGTTLAILAYVSGNYIFADYLNIMFIPESGELVVYIAAFVGACIGFLWYNAFPAQVFMGDTGSLALGGIIATFAIAIRKELLIPVLCGIFLIENLSVMIQVSWFKYTKKKYGEGRRVFLMAPLHHHYQKKNLPESKITARFWIVGILLAVITIVTLKVR, from the coding sequence ATGCTATACCATCTGTTTACATACCTCGATCAGACCTATGACCTTCCTGGCGCAGGGCTTTTCCAGTACCTATCGTTCAGGGCAGCATTGAGTGTGATCACCTCATTGTTGATCTCACTTGTATTCGGTAAGCGCGTGATTCAATGGCTTCAACTGAAGCAAGTAGGTGAGATTGTTCGTGATCTCGGACTAGAAGGCCAAATGCAAAAGCAAGGGACACCAACCATGGGTGGACTCATCATTCTGGCTTCGATCTTGATTCCTTCTCTCCTTTTCAATGACCTGACGAACATCTACGTACAGACCATGATCCTCGCCACAGTATGGCTAGGAATGATTGGGTTCATTGACGACTACATCAAGGTATTCCGTAAGAACAAAAAGGGGCTTGCCGGCAAATTCAAAGTGATTGGCCAAGTAGGTGTGGGGATCATCGTAGGTGCTATGCTCTACTTCTCTCCTGATGTCACCATTAAGGAGAACCCGATGACGTCTTCAGTTGATCCAATCACCAACGTTGCGGGCACGAGTGAGTGGGTAGAAACGAAGTCTACGAAAACCACCATTCCATTCATCAAGAACAATGAGTTCGACTACGCATGGTTGATCGATTGGATGGGTGAAGGAGCTGCAGACTACACCTGGATAGTGTTCATCCTCATGGTGATCATCATCGTTACTGCCGTGTCTAATGGTGCGAACATGACCGACGGCCTCGATGGCCTCGCCACCGGAACCTCCGCCATCATTGGAACCACCCTTGCCATCCTCGCTTATGTCAGTGGTAACTACATCTTCGCTGATTACCTGAACATCATGTTCATTCCTGAATCGGGTGAACTTGTAGTGTACATCGCTGCATTCGTAGGTGCGTGTATCGGCTTCTTGTGGTACAACGCCTTCCCTGCCCAAGTATTCATGGGAGACACGGGGTCATTGGCCCTTGGTGGGATCATCGCCACGTTTGCCATTGCCATCCGAAAAGAACTTTTGATTCCAGTACTGTGCGGAATCTTCCTTATTGAAAACCTCTCGGTGATGATCCAGGTAAGCTGGTTCAAGTACACCAAGAAGAAATACGGTGAAGGACGTCGCGTATTCCTCATGGCGCCACTGCACCACCACTATCAAAAGAAGAACCTACCTGAATCTAAGATCACTGCTCGATTCTGGATCGTAGGTATTCTCCTTGCAGTCATCACCATCGTAACGCTGAAAGTCCGCTAA
- the murD gene encoding UDP-N-acetylmuramoyl-L-alanine--D-glutamate ligase, which yields MSRRISILGAGESGVGAALLAKQQGYDVFVSDLGTIKDKYAQELASAEIEFESGKHSEARILSSDEVVKSPGIPEKAPLIKQLLDQGTPVISEIEFAGRHTDAKKVIITGTNGKTTTTTLVHHVLTKGGVEAGIAGNIGKSFARLLVEEDEKDVYVLEVSSFQLDGMFDFKADIAILLNITPDHLDRYDYELQNYIDSKFRVIQNQGAADHFITNADDPIIQAELAKRSLPMNYWPVSLSKTIEELQFEGAGIDNNLLQIQTKTELFTMKIQELALQGKHNLFNSMAAGVTARLFELRKELVRDSLTNFDNIEHRLEFVAKVHGVSFINDSKATNINSTWYALESMDRPTIWIAGGVDKGNDYSELYELTDNKVKALICLGKDNEKLKKAFEGRIETILDASSATEAVGLAYEMAYDGDTVLLSPACASFDLFENYEDRGHRFKSAVRRL from the coding sequence ATGAGTCGTCGCATCTCCATATTAGGTGCCGGTGAAAGCGGCGTTGGAGCAGCTTTGCTTGCGAAACAGCAAGGCTATGACGTCTTCGTGTCTGATTTAGGCACGATCAAGGATAAGTATGCGCAAGAATTGGCTAGCGCCGAAATCGAATTCGAAAGCGGAAAGCATAGCGAAGCGCGCATTCTGTCTTCCGACGAAGTCGTAAAAAGCCCTGGAATTCCAGAGAAAGCACCGCTCATCAAGCAGCTGCTCGACCAAGGAACACCGGTGATTTCGGAAATCGAATTTGCAGGCCGTCATACCGACGCAAAGAAGGTGATCATCACCGGAACAAACGGTAAGACAACCACAACAACCCTAGTACACCATGTACTAACCAAGGGTGGCGTAGAAGCCGGGATCGCCGGAAACATCGGCAAAAGCTTCGCTCGCCTTCTTGTTGAGGAAGATGAAAAAGACGTGTACGTGCTTGAAGTAAGCAGTTTCCAGCTCGATGGAATGTTCGACTTCAAGGCCGACATCGCCATTCTACTCAACATCACTCCTGACCATTTAGATCGCTACGACTACGAGTTGCAGAATTACATCGACTCCAAGTTCCGTGTGATCCAAAACCAAGGAGCCGCTGACCACTTCATCACCAACGCAGATGACCCCATCATCCAGGCTGAACTCGCGAAGCGTTCACTGCCGATGAACTACTGGCCGGTCAGCCTAAGTAAGACCATAGAAGAGCTCCAATTCGAAGGAGCAGGAATAGATAACAACCTCTTACAGATACAAACCAAAACCGAACTGTTCACGATGAAAATTCAAGAACTCGCCCTCCAAGGGAAGCACAACCTCTTTAACTCCATGGCAGCAGGAGTGACTGCGCGCCTTTTCGAACTACGCAAAGAACTCGTACGCGATAGTTTGACAAACTTCGACAACATTGAACACCGCCTCGAATTCGTGGCTAAAGTGCACGGCGTAAGCTTTATCAACGACTCAAAAGCGACAAACATCAACAGCACGTGGTACGCACTCGAAAGCATGGATCGTCCAACGATCTGGATTGCAGGTGGTGTCGACAAAGGAAATGACTACTCAGAGCTTTACGAACTGACAGACAACAAGGTGAAAGCGTTGATCTGCCTTGGTAAAGACAATGAAAAATTGAAGAAGGCATTCGAAGGACGTATCGAAACGATTCTCGATGCTTCAAGCGCTACAGAAGCTGTAGGTCTTGCTTATGAAATGGCATACGACGGAGACACTGTGTTGCTTTCGCCTGCATGCGCCAGCTTCGATCTATTCGAAAACTACGAAGACCGCGGACACCGTTTCAAGTCAGCAGTTCGTCGTCTCTAA
- a CDS encoding FtsW/RodA/SpoVE family cell cycle protein, giving the protein MQAVLKRLQGDKVIWMIAILLSLLSILAVYSAISALAFRDGAHSLKYLFKHTIIIGMGFGVMFVIHKMRFKYFSRVSMIMIWVAIGLLVLTWLFGSNVNNAVRWLKIPGTGLTFQTSDFAKIVLITFVARQLNVNRTKLHDFRNGVMPILWPILAVCGLIFPSDLSTAALIFMVCYLMMFFGGVPIKHLLKIAGAGVAGILLLISLGKGAPDVFPRFQTWVNRIENFGSDEGEGNYQNNLAQVAIWKGGLAPSMPGSSLARNYLPHPYSDMIYAFIIEEYGAIFGGLGLLMLYLILLFRSIRISLKCPKHFGGLLVLGLSFMIVSQAFVNMAVAVNLFPNTGQPLPMVSMGGTSMIFTALAIGMILCVSRSVYNQEEWDTESVEINNEIKNTHVSE; this is encoded by the coding sequence ATGCAAGCGGTACTCAAGCGACTTCAAGGCGATAAGGTAATTTGGATGATAGCAATTCTATTGAGCTTGCTGTCTATCCTTGCCGTGTACAGTGCAATCTCTGCGCTGGCATTCCGTGATGGAGCACACTCGCTGAAGTACCTTTTCAAGCACACGATCATTATTGGAATGGGCTTCGGGGTCATGTTTGTGATCCATAAAATGCGCTTCAAATATTTCAGTCGTGTGTCCATGATCATGATTTGGGTCGCAATCGGATTGCTTGTCCTCACGTGGTTATTCGGTTCCAACGTGAACAATGCCGTTCGATGGCTTAAAATCCCAGGTACTGGGTTGACATTCCAAACCTCTGACTTCGCAAAGATTGTGTTGATCACCTTCGTTGCCCGTCAGCTAAATGTCAACCGCACCAAACTGCATGATTTCAGAAATGGAGTGATGCCAATCCTCTGGCCAATATTGGCTGTTTGTGGATTGATCTTCCCATCCGATCTCTCTACCGCCGCGCTCATCTTTATGGTTTGTTATCTGATGATGTTCTTCGGTGGAGTACCGATCAAGCACTTGCTCAAAATTGCCGGTGCTGGGGTGGCTGGCATTCTGCTTCTCATATCCCTAGGCAAAGGTGCTCCTGACGTATTCCCTCGTTTTCAAACGTGGGTAAATCGTATTGAGAACTTTGGCAGCGATGAAGGAGAAGGGAACTACCAGAACAACTTAGCTCAAGTAGCTATCTGGAAAGGAGGCTTAGCACCAAGCATGCCTGGTTCTTCGCTAGCGCGGAATTACTTACCGCACCCTTACAGTGATATGATCTATGCATTTATCATTGAAGAGTACGGTGCCATCTTCGGCGGACTCGGTCTGTTGATGTTGTACCTCATCCTGCTCTTCCGATCCATTCGGATCTCGCTTAAATGTCCGAAGCATTTTGGAGGCTTATTGGTTTTGGGCCTCTCCTTTATGATCGTATCGCAGGCCTTTGTCAATATGGCCGTAGCCGTGAACCTCTTCCCAAATACAGGGCAACCGCTACCTATGGTAAGTATGGGGGGAACCTCGATGATCTTCACCGCACTAGCCATTGGAATGATCCTATGTGTTAGTCGAAGCGTGTACAATCAAGAAGAATGGGACACTGAGAGCGTAGAGATCAACAACGAAATCAAGAACACCCATGTCTCTGAATAG
- the murG gene encoding undecaprenyldiphospho-muramoylpentapeptide beta-N-acetylglucosaminyltransferase translates to MSLNSVIISGGGTGGHIYPALAIADEIKRRYPECEVRFVGAEGRMEMEKVPAAGYEIDGLWITGIERKILSKKNLLFPFRLISSLSKAGKLLKKYKPQAAVGVGGFASGPLLRKASGKNIPCLIQEQNSYPGITNKLLAKRVQRICTGFPNMERWFPKDRIIQTGNPLRGAIASIDGKRDEAMQFFNLDPSKKVVFIMGGSLGARSVNEAVKAAIPEWKAAGVQVLWQTGKRFHEANEQWATDNGHDDINVLGFINRMDLAYAAADVIVSRAGAMSIAELSIVGKPSIFVPSPHVAEDHQTHNARSLTDVGAAILVKDNEVVSALAKEVLHLIEDTAKCQSLSVELKKHARPNAAAAVVDELEKIVAQ, encoded by the coding sequence ATGTCTCTGAATAGCGTCATCATTAGCGGTGGCGGTACAGGAGGCCACATCTATCCTGCGTTGGCTATCGCCGATGAGATCAAACGTCGATACCCTGAATGTGAAGTACGTTTCGTTGGTGCCGAAGGGCGCATGGAAATGGAAAAAGTACCCGCAGCAGGCTATGAGATCGACGGTTTGTGGATTACAGGTATTGAACGAAAGATTCTTTCTAAGAAGAATCTCCTCTTCCCTTTCCGTTTGATCAGCAGCTTAAGCAAGGCAGGTAAACTATTGAAGAAATACAAACCACAGGCAGCGGTTGGTGTCGGTGGTTTTGCATCTGGACCTCTCTTGCGAAAGGCTTCAGGTAAGAATATTCCATGCCTAATTCAGGAGCAGAACAGTTACCCTGGAATTACCAATAAGCTATTAGCTAAGCGTGTTCAGCGCATTTGTACCGGCTTCCCGAATATGGAGCGTTGGTTCCCAAAAGATCGAATCATTCAAACGGGCAATCCACTGCGTGGGGCCATTGCATCTATTGATGGGAAACGTGACGAAGCGATGCAGTTCTTCAACCTCGACCCTTCGAAGAAAGTGGTTTTCATCATGGGAGGTAGTTTGGGAGCTCGATCTGTAAACGAAGCCGTAAAAGCAGCCATCCCTGAATGGAAAGCAGCTGGAGTGCAAGTGCTATGGCAAACAGGCAAACGCTTTCACGAAGCGAACGAGCAATGGGCCACAGACAATGGCCATGACGACATCAATGTCTTAGGTTTCATCAACCGCATGGACCTCGCTTATGCGGCGGCAGATGTCATTGTATCTCGTGCTGGTGCAATGTCTATTGCCGAGCTATCAATTGTAGGTAAACCAAGCATCTTCGTGCCTTCACCTCATGTCGCAGAAGATCATCAGACGCATAATGCGCGTTCGCTAACCGACGTTGGAGCCGCTATTCTCGTCAAAGACAACGAAGTCGTTTCCGCGCTAGCGAAAGAAGTATTACACCTCATTGAAGACACCGCAAAGTGTCAATCATTGAGCGTTGAATTGAAAAAGCACGCTCGCCCAAATGCGGCGGCAGCGGTAGTTGATGAACTTGAAAAGATCGTAGCCCAATGA
- the murC gene encoding UDP-N-acetylmuramate--L-alanine ligase, with protein MINLQQKEVIYFIGIGGIGMSALARYFNLVGKQVMGYDRTSSPLTTELEMEGIPVGFKDSVADLPSVVRMTPKEKVLVVYTPAVPKTHRELNWFVENDYQVEKRSKVLGAITQDHKTIAVAGTHGKTTTTSLIAHILHDSGHGCNAFLGGITANYSSNLIFDQPNAWYVVEADEFDRSFLALSPDVAVITSLDADHLDIYGTPEEMVSAYQQFADLTSKDGYRLVCDKAFNQLNRPGVSYGSQAQSAFRASDERPENNTYVMDLETPQGTVKSIPLPMPGEHNKENVTAAVAVALHLGVEHEAIRQSLATFKGVKRRFEYQQGTGDIVFIDDYAHHPEELKATIEAAKQRHPGKRVTGVFQPHLFSRTKDNIDGFARSLELLDSIFLLDIYPAREEPIPGVDSQWLLDKINAPHKKLVDKSALLSELKQDDPEVLLTLGAGDIDRMVEPIRIMLKEKELQ; from the coding sequence ATGATCAACCTCCAGCAGAAAGAAGTGATCTATTTTATCGGTATCGGTGGTATCGGTATGAGTGCATTGGCGCGCTACTTCAATCTGGTAGGGAAGCAAGTAATGGGGTACGATAGAACTTCAAGTCCGCTCACTACCGAGCTGGAAATGGAAGGTATTCCTGTTGGTTTCAAAGACAGCGTAGCCGATTTGCCTTCAGTGGTGCGCATGACACCGAAAGAGAAGGTACTCGTTGTTTACACCCCTGCAGTTCCGAAGACACATCGCGAACTGAACTGGTTTGTAGAGAACGACTATCAAGTAGAAAAAAGAAGCAAAGTTCTGGGTGCCATCACTCAGGATCATAAAACGATAGCGGTCGCCGGAACGCACGGTAAGACCACCACAACCTCATTAATCGCACACATTTTACACGATTCCGGACATGGATGCAATGCATTCTTGGGAGGGATCACTGCTAACTATTCATCCAATCTCATCTTCGATCAACCCAATGCCTGGTACGTAGTAGAGGCCGACGAGTTTGACCGTTCATTTTTAGCACTTTCACCGGATGTTGCAGTGATTACCTCCCTGGATGCTGACCACCTGGATATCTATGGTACCCCAGAAGAAATGGTATCAGCGTATCAACAATTCGCAGATCTCACTTCTAAAGATGGGTACCGACTTGTGTGCGATAAAGCATTCAATCAGCTCAATCGACCGGGAGTCTCATACGGCTCTCAAGCACAAAGTGCGTTCCGCGCTAGCGATGAAAGGCCCGAGAACAACACTTATGTGATGGATCTTGAAACACCGCAAGGCACAGTGAAGAGCATTCCGCTTCCTATGCCCGGAGAACATAACAAAGAGAACGTCACTGCTGCGGTGGCAGTGGCGCTTCACCTCGGCGTTGAACACGAAGCAATTCGTCAATCATTGGCCACATTCAAAGGCGTGAAGCGTCGTTTTGAATACCAACAAGGCACGGGCGATATCGTGTTTATCGATGACTACGCACACCACCCGGAGGAGCTGAAAGCCACGATTGAAGCGGCGAAACAGCGCCATCCAGGAAAGCGGGTTACGGGTGTGTTCCAACCTCATCTTTTCAGCCGGACAAAAGACAACATTGACGGCTTTGCTCGAAGCCTCGAATTGCTTGATTCTATCTTCTTGCTCGACATCTATCCGGCAAGGGAAGAACCTATCCCAGGCGTTGATTCACAATGGCTTTTGGATAAAATCAATGCACCCCACAAGAAACTCGTCGACAAATCGGCGTTATTGAGCGAATTAAAGCAGGATGATCCCGAAGTGTTGCTGACACTTGGGGCTGGAGACATTGACCGCATGGTTGAACCAATACGCATCATGCTGAAAGAGAAAGAATTACAGTGA
- a CDS encoding cell division protein FtsQ/DivIB yields MKKRIKQIIKWGSTAVLALVLLGFANADRNDARCWKFDVQVEHLSGLYFIDEAFVREQIHNMGQPVVGSLMDSLDITDMRSRIMQLPSVKEATVYKTVDGCVKVKVSQRSPLFRVITKNHGSYYVDNEGGRMPLSNQYTARVPVITGNIDVPFASAESTEREEALIQSCFDLIKHFEGDPFWSSQAEHFVVDANGDFVMIPRVGRAEIVIGDETELDSKLRRLKAFMKEMSHKNNLNKYKRINVKYRDQVVCERFY; encoded by the coding sequence GTGAAAAAGCGCATCAAACAAATCATCAAATGGGGAAGCACTGCTGTGCTTGCTTTGGTGCTGCTCGGTTTTGCCAATGCAGACCGAAACGATGCGCGCTGCTGGAAATTCGACGTTCAAGTAGAGCACTTGAGTGGTTTATACTTCATCGACGAGGCCTTTGTTCGCGAGCAAATTCACAACATGGGTCAACCTGTCGTTGGGAGTTTGATGGACAGTCTTGACATCACAGACATGCGTTCTCGCATTATGCAATTGCCCTCAGTGAAAGAGGCTACGGTCTACAAAACAGTAGATGGTTGTGTGAAGGTGAAGGTAAGCCAGCGCAGTCCGCTTTTCCGAGTGATCACAAAGAATCACGGGAGCTACTATGTAGATAACGAAGGGGGAAGAATGCCGCTTTCAAATCAATACACGGCTCGTGTTCCTGTGATTACAGGAAATATTGATGTGCCTTTCGCTAGCGCGGAATCAACGGAACGCGAAGAAGCGTTGATTCAGTCGTGTTTTGATCTCATCAAGCATTTCGAAGGAGATCCATTTTGGTCTTCACAGGCAGAGCACTTCGTGGTTGACGCCAACGGAGACTTTGTGATGATCCCAAGAGTGGGTCGCGCTGAGATCGTCATTGGAGACGAAACCGAACTGGATTCGAAGCTTCGTCGACTCAAGGCTTTCATGAAAGAAATGTCGCACAAGAATAATCTCAACAAGTATAAACGCATCAACGTCAAGTACCGTGACCAGGTGGTCTGCGAACGGTTCTATTAA
- the ftsA gene encoding cell division protein FtsA translates to MENSEIIVGLDIGTTKIACLVGRKTEHGKIEILGYGKSDSVGVTRGVVSNIEKTVAAIREAVEEAEKNSDVEIKVVNVGIAGQHIKSLQHRGLRTRDNLDDEIEQTDIDALVNDMYKLVMLPGEEIIHVLPQEYTVDNEQGIKDPIGMSGIRLEANFHIITGQTAAARNIYKCVARAGLKVDQLILEPLASSEAVLSEEEKEAGVALVDIGGGTTDIAIFQDGIIRHTAVIPFGGNVITDDIKQGCTILRPQAEQLKRKFGAALALEMKETEIVCIPGLRGRDPKEISLKNLAQIIQARMEEIVEHVYYEIRSSGFEKQLIGGIVITGGGSQLKYITQLFEYVTGMDCRIGYPNEHVAKAPNKELMWPMYATGVGLVIKGYDQRNGTQENDEMTPQETLQESQDKRGMRKFLDSVRDWFENEEE, encoded by the coding sequence ATGGAGAACTCAGAAATCATTGTAGGTCTAGACATTGGTACAACCAAGATCGCCTGCCTCGTAGGTCGCAAGACTGAACACGGAAAGATCGAGATCCTCGGGTACGGGAAGAGTGATTCTGTTGGAGTCACCCGTGGAGTGGTTTCGAATATCGAAAAAACGGTAGCTGCTATTCGCGAAGCGGTAGAAGAAGCAGAAAAGAACTCTGACGTAGAGATCAAAGTGGTGAACGTTGGTATCGCTGGTCAGCATATTAAGAGCCTTCAACACCGCGGGTTGCGCACACGTGACAACCTCGATGATGAAATCGAACAGACGGATATTGACGCGTTGGTGAACGACATGTACAAGTTGGTGATGCTTCCGGGAGAAGAAATCATCCACGTACTGCCGCAAGAATATACTGTTGATAACGAACAAGGAATCAAAGATCCTATCGGGATGTCTGGAATTCGCCTCGAGGCGAACTTCCATATCATTACCGGACAGACGGCTGCTGCCCGTAACATCTACAAGTGTGTTGCTCGCGCCGGACTAAAAGTGGATCAATTGATCTTGGAACCATTGGCGTCTTCTGAAGCTGTACTTTCTGAAGAAGAGAAAGAAGCAGGTGTGGCATTGGTAGATATCGGTGGTGGTACTACTGACATCGCGATCTTCCAAGATGGGATTATTCGCCACACCGCGGTAATTCCTTTCGGAGGTAACGTTATCACTGACGACATCAAACAAGGATGTACGATTCTTCGTCCTCAAGCAGAACAGCTCAAGCGCAAGTTTGGTGCTGCCCTCGCACTGGAGATGAAAGAAACTGAAATCGTATGCATCCCAGGTCTTCGTGGACGTGACCCGAAAGAGATCTCGCTCAAGAACCTCGCTCAGATCATTCAAGCCCGTATGGAGGAAATCGTAGAACACGTGTACTACGAAATCCGCAGCAGCGGCTTTGAGAAGCAGTTGATTGGTGGGATCGTTATCACCGGTGGAGGTAGCCAACTGAAGTACATCACCCAACTCTTCGAATACGTAACAGGTATGGATTGCCGTATCGGTTACCCGAACGAGCACGTTGCCAAAGCTCCAAACAAAGAGCTCATGTGGCCGATGTACGCAACCGGTGTTGGTCTTGTTATCAAAGGCTACGACCAGCGCAACGGAACACAAGAAAACGACGAAATGACTCCTCAAGAAACTCTTCAAGAATCACAAGACAAACGCGGAATGCGCAAGTTCTTGGATAGCGTTCGCGATTGGTTCGAGAACGAAGAAGAATAG
- a CDS encoding VOC family protein, which produces MKRVTGIGGVFFKTPDPKKTREWYSKHLGFDTDDYGTSFEWKNNAKTPGFTAWSTFGEGSDYFGEGGQVFMINYRVADLEALIKVLKEEGVQVVKEIEIYEYGKFAHILDCDGLRLELWEPYDEEFDKMISARTKPE; this is translated from the coding sequence ATGAAAAGAGTAACTGGCATTGGTGGTGTTTTCTTCAAGACACCCGACCCCAAAAAAACCCGCGAATGGTATTCAAAGCATCTCGGTTTCGACACCGATGATTATGGCACTAGCTTCGAATGGAAGAATAACGCTAAGACCCCAGGCTTCACTGCGTGGAGCACTTTTGGTGAAGGGAGCGACTACTTCGGCGAGGGCGGACAAGTATTCATGATCAACTACCGAGTAGCTGATTTGGAAGCGTTGATCAAGGTCCTTAAAGAGGAAGGTGTGCAGGTAGTCAAAGAGATCGAGATCTATGAATACGGGAAGTTTGCTCACATTCTTGACTGCGATGGATTGCGTCTTGAACTATGGGAACCGTATGACGAAGAGTTCGATAAAATGATCAGTGCCAGAACGAAACCGGAATAG
- the ftsZ gene encoding cell division protein FtsZ: MENQNFEPMRFDLPKEQSSIIKVIGVGGGGSNAVNYMYEQGIKGVDFMVCNTDAQALDASPVPVKIQLGETLTQGRGAGSLPEVGRNAAVENLEDVKAIIGENTTMVFVTAGMGGGTGTGAAPVIARAAKEMGILTVGIVTIPFIFEGRRRSQQADSGLEEMRDAVDTLLVIKNDKLRELFGNLPLKKAFDHADEVLCTAAKGIAEVITLTGQINVDMNDVNTVMRDSGVAIMGSGRASGDGRAMFAVEQALESPLLNDNDITGANFVLLNITHGSEEVLMDEISEITDYIQDRAGSTAEVIWGYGPDEALGSDLCVTVIATGFSQNDIDAGIPQKPVEVKKFDLPMDNVKEVTQKVDKPTSNNEPFIVEQPKAEEPFLVKPTPEPTPAPEPAAPTNEDEVIRHTLEETTQEEEWEAPANDQPMLFEVESPITASQEPVAPIQEEEPAPANDALKFEPETPEETHYFTLDGAEVTKDELLSTSPTDSVQFTDELSVTPEQEEPTANEGQDAQPTREELMMRNREREQRIREISMKLKTPSGLSDLESEPAFVRRQINLDNTPHSSDSTVSKFSLGEEEDENGKRRAQLRDDNSFLHNNVD; this comes from the coding sequence ATGGAAAACCAGAATTTCGAGCCCATGCGTTTTGACCTGCCGAAAGAGCAATCTTCAATCATTAAGGTCATCGGTGTTGGAGGAGGCGGTAGCAATGCCGTCAATTACATGTACGAGCAAGGCATTAAGGGAGTAGACTTCATGGTCTGCAATACCGATGCGCAAGCATTAGACGCTAGTCCGGTGCCAGTGAAGATCCAGTTGGGAGAGACCTTAACGCAAGGACGCGGAGCAGGGTCTCTACCAGAAGTTGGACGAAACGCAGCGGTGGAGAACCTGGAAGATGTGAAAGCCATTATTGGTGAAAACACAACAATGGTATTCGTTACGGCCGGAATGGGCGGAGGTACTGGAACAGGAGCTGCTCCAGTCATTGCACGCGCTGCCAAAGAAATGGGCATCCTTACCGTTGGTATCGTGACGATTCCTTTCATTTTCGAAGGTCGTCGCCGTTCTCAACAAGCTGACTCAGGTCTTGAAGAAATGCGCGATGCAGTAGACACACTGCTCGTGATCAAAAACGATAAGCTTCGCGAACTCTTCGGAAACCTTCCGTTGAAGAAAGCCTTTGACCATGCTGATGAAGTACTGTGTACTGCAGCTAAAGGAATCGCTGAAGTAATCACACTTACCGGACAGATCAACGTCGACATGAACGACGTGAACACTGTGATGCGCGATTCGGGCGTTGCGATCATGGGATCTGGACGTGCATCTGGAGACGGACGTGCAATGTTCGCTGTTGAACAGGCATTGGAATCTCCTCTATTGAACGACAACGACATTACAGGAGCGAACTTCGTTCTCCTCAATATCACTCACGGTTCTGAAGAAGTCCTCATGGATGAAATTTCAGAAATCACGGATTACATCCAAGATCGCGCTGGAAGCACCGCCGAAGTCATTTGGGGATACGGACCAGACGAAGCACTTGGAAGCGACCTTTGCGTGACCGTGATTGCCACTGGATTCTCTCAAAATGATATTGATGCGGGAATCCCGCAAAAGCCAGTGGAAGTGAAGAAATTCGATCTTCCAATGGACAACGTGAAGGAAGTAACTCAAAAAGTTGACAAGCCAACGTCAAACAATGAGCCTTTCATCGTTGAGCAGCCGAAAGCTGAAGAGCCGTTCTTGGTAAAACCTACACCAGAACCAACACCAGCTCCAGAACCGGCAGCGCCTACCAATGAAGACGAAGTAATTCGTCACACCTTGGAGGAAACAACTCAAGAAGAAGAATGGGAAGCTCCTGCGAACGACCAGCCAATGCTGTTTGAAGTAGAGTCTCCAATCACTGCTTCTCAAGAGCCAGTTGCTCCTATCCAAGAAGAGGAACCAGCACCGGCGAACGACGCATTGAAATTTGAGCCTGAAACTCCGGAAGAAACACACTATTTCACCCTTGATGGTGCAGAAGTGACCAAGGATGAATTGCTCTCCACCTCCCCTACTGACAGCGTACAGTTCACCGATGAACTCTCTGTGACTCCAGAACAGGAAGAACCGACAGCTAACGAAGGACAAGACGCTCAGCCTACACGTGAAGAGTTGATGATGCGCAATCGCGAACGCGAGCAGCGTATCCGTGAAATCTCAATGAAGCTGAAGACACCTAGTGGATTGAGTGACCTGGAAAGCGAACCGGCATTTGTTCGTCGTCAAATCAACCTTGATAACACTCCGCACTCATCTGATAGCACCGTATCAAAGTTCTCTTTGGGTGAAGAAGAAGATGAAAATGGAAAACGCAGAGCACAGCTCCGTGACGATAATTCATTCCTACATAACAATGTAGACTAA